A window of the Echeneis naucrates chromosome 3, fEcheNa1.1, whole genome shotgun sequence genome harbors these coding sequences:
- the ubl7b gene encoding ubiquitin-like protein 7 — MTSSDWHLSLKLVDQPKSIFHFPEMMPGDVPPGGYRVATLKQLVAAQLPDSIPDPELIELVHCGRKLKDDLTLDACGIQPGSTLHILKKTWPEPESSAEPVNRATAAREFRVFHAALHSLNSAYRDSVYKMLTNKESLDQIIVATPGLRSDPVALGVLQDKDLFVQFTDPNMLDVLISTHPALVNAIILVLHSVAGSMPAQSSASSSRNVSASSYSDMPGGFMFEGMSDDEEEFQSGSPAGPSNRAGASAGIRPVSLSHSGATGPRPITQSELATALALASTPDSSAVTPTTASQADPSSGVASMTAGTPVSNDLFSQALQQALQATNMSALQGRWQSQMQQLRDMGIQDEELMLRALQATDGDIQAALELIFAGGPGL; from the exons ATGACCTCTTCAGACTGGCACCTGTCTCTGAAGCTGGTGGATCAGCCCAAATCCATCTTCCACTTTCCAGAGATGATGCCGGGGGATGTTCCTCCTGGAGGATACAGAGTCGCCACCTTAAAACAACTTGTGGCAGCTCAGCTCCCAGACTCCATCCCAGACCCTGAACTCATCG AGCTTGTCCACTGCGGGAGGAAACTCAAAGACGATCTTACACTTGATGCCTGTGGGATCCAACCAGGATCCACCTTACACATCCTCAAAAAGACTTGGCCAGAGCCAGAAAGCAGCGCAG aGCCTGTGAATAGAGCAACAGCAGCCAGGGAGTTCAGGGTGTTTCATGCCGCTCTTCACTCTCTCAACTCAGCCTACAGAGACTCA GTATACAAGATGTTGACAAATAAAGAGTCCCTGGATCAGATCATTGTCGCAACACCAGGGCTTAGGTCAGATCCAGTTGCCCTCG GTGTGCTCCAAGACAAAGATCTCTTTGTGCAGTTCACAGACCCCAACATGCTGGATGT ATTAATCAGTACCCACCCAGCGCTTGTCAATGCTATCATTCTGGTGCTGCATTCTGTGGCTGGCAGTATGCCTGCTCAGTCCAGTGCCAGCTCCTCTCGCAATGTCTCTGCCAGTTCTTACAGTGATATGCCTG GCGGCTTCATGTTTGAGGGCATGTCAGATGATGAGGAAGAATTCCAATCT GGGAGCCCAGCAGGACCGTCCAACAGAGCAGGGGCCTCAGCAGGAATACGACCTGTATCTCTGAGCCACAGTGGAGCAACAGGGCCTCGACCAATAACGCAGAGCGAGCTGGCAACAGCTTTGGCCCTCGCCAGTACTCCTGACAGCAGTGCAGTCACTCCTACAACAGCAAGccag GCGGACCCCTCCAGCGGTGTAGCGTCCATGACAGCAGGGACTCCAGTCAGTAATGATCTCTTCAGCCAGGCTCTACAGCAAGCTCTGCAGGCCACCAACATGTCCGCGCTACAG GGCCGCTGGCAGTCTCAGATGCAGCAGCTCCGGGACATGGGGATCCAGGATGAGGAGCTGATGCTGAGGGCGCTGCAGGCCACAGACGGTGACATCCAGGCTGCCCTCGAGCTAATATTTGCTGGAGGTCCAGGACTTTGA